ACCTTTTTAGTGTAAGCAGTTGTTCCACCATGTTGTCTCCAGGATAAAACAACCAATCTCCGTTTAAAATTGATTtacccacaaaattaatttatatgttaattatcCATTACTTACAAATTGAGGGATCAAAtacttaaatcataaaaaaatacacCAAATATGTATGTTTTAAAAGTTCTTATTAGTACcgtttgaaaattttatatcttttgtctgtatattattattttgtaaatacAAGCTTCAACATGGGCAATTAGACTCTTAAACTTTTAACAAATATCTTAAAATATGAACATGAAACGTCCTTCTAGCTTGACGACTGGCTCCTCAAATCGTCCTTTTTCTTGAAACTTTTAGGTTAATGGAATATTCTTTTATTCATTGCACGTTCTCAACAAACATTAGATGAATATGTTTTATGAGTcttgttataattaaaatatttggagctaaattacttaagcctttagCTAAcacgtaaaatatttttaagaataattactatttatcttttaatttagataTGAAATACTATTACGGTCTGaacttttaaaaagtcaatTATTTCCTCCCATCATTCGACCAAAATCATTATTTTCACTTGGATAAAAGAGTCATATATATCCCTAACGTTTGACTCAAAATCATCTATGCActatacttttaatatttttaatgggCTCATTTAGAccaataatatttttcaaaaaagaattatatatttCTCTAACCGTGTATAGTGTTAAGAGCTTACATGagtctatttaaaaatattagaggCACATTTACACCTTTTTGAACTATGAGGACATAAATGATACTGAGTCAAACGTTAGAGGCATATGACTCGTATCCCCCTTTTCACTTACATCAATTATATCTATTAATGGACTTGGTCAAAAAGTTTGATTGTCAAAAATTAAGCTTAACCTCTAAACTTCTTTTTCAAACAATTCATAAaatcattcaaaatttaaattattttaaaaatactttataattatttatttaatatactatatttataactatttttatttttatattaagaataattgttttcaaaataaaattaattaattttaattaattaaatgtttttTGATTCAGTAACATATAATTTCAATAcgttttatttagtttatgttttaaatagttttgattcaaaattaaattaggcTAAAAATatgttgaatttttaaatttcaaaattgaacatctatttttttatttgaattcattttataatttttttaatcttaatttAAAAGACCAAAAGatagtaaaaaatattttattgtttaatagataattctaaattattttaaactatatTTGAATCTTAATGGTTCTATGgctttttttaagaaaaattaaatttatggattaaattgaacaTAATTTTTGGCAATCAAACTTTTTAACCAAATCAACTAATGCAGTTCAAAGACGGAAATGGAACATAATGAATTTGAATAAATGTccggattttttttaaacatatagaaacaatattttGGGCCTAAAAAATGAGAAggtactaattatttttatatttatttaaatagttCAATTGATGGTTAAACCGTGAACAAATGATCACACTGATTCGCCGCCCGTTTGGTTTTAAAAGCACTGGTTTGAATGGTGGTCATCTTTTAGTAAGCAATAGCAGCAATAAAAGACCCCATGAATGTTAAGAGTGATGAAGCATTGGTGTTCTTGATTTAGACATATCTTGGAGACATTACTCAAAACTATACTACTACATTTTAATGCATTTTCAAATATCTTTTTCCTCATTTAAAGGACGGTTCCTAACTTTGGTGAATAGCTGTGCTAATGTCTCATGGCATTTATATCTTCTTAATTAATGCTACTACTTTTCATTTCCTTCTCATCTgaaaaagtaacgctatataACAATTATAATCCaactcttttaatttatttattttaccgCCTGACGTGgcaattaaaaaatgaattgattaaattctatttttcgAAATATACATTTTTGAGAGGGAATCAGACGAATGAAACCCATACCACGTAAGATAAGTTAAAAGAATTGGGTCAAAAAGGTGGGTTATCTTTCCTTTCGTCATAAATTTACACATGATGCTGCTTCTTTTTGTTCAGCTGCTATGTCAATTAGCAGTAGGAACAAttgtttaaaaaacaaaaaaaaggctaaatggtctaaaaaaaattccaatttttaGCCCTTTTTCGTTTGCACTTTGACATTGTAAAATCGCCGATTTCATCCAAATCTGCacctttcgttttcaattgcaccctcaaacattaaattgatctcttttcacttgaaaaaagttcaaataaatacttaatattctaacatatattttaaatagcgcttaatgttatatttaaaataaaaaaactcttcTTTCCAACAAAAGTTAAAAcccaataataattttttatttaatacaaataaatattattatattataaatataattttttttgtttaattataacattaaaCACTATTTAAAACatatgttaaaatatgaagtattgaaaaagaggtcaatttgatgcttgagggtgcaattgaaagcaGAAGGTGTgaatttgaaaatgaaaggtgtgGATTTAAGTGAAATCGACGATTTTACAACGTTAGGGTGCAAACGAAAAGGGGCTAAGAGGTGGAGTTTTTTCAAATCATtagccaaaaaataaaagcaatagGAATAATTATTTTGTGCAATTGATGTGCCATGTAATTTTATTACTCATTTCTCgcatttattaatatatttatccTGTTTTAGAAATGtgttaattgtttaaattataaaataaaatttatcaacaTAAAAGAAGTATATTGTAAAATATGTATAgtcattcaaaaatatttcaactttttgatTCTTTCATTTATATCTCAAATGTTTAAAGACATCAATTTTGCcccaattttaataaatattttttcaattatagtcaattattaaatttttcattaaaaaaaatcgattttttttttcatttatagtcCAGCCTTTCTTATTTTCAATAGAAATATatgtatcaaaataaaaaaaattgaccatgaataaaaaaaaatagaaaagtttaggtttttatgaaaaaataaaataattggcTACAATTACGTATTAAAGTTAATGTTAAAATTGACGCTTTTAAAAGGTTGGCATATAAGTGGAAatatttgaaaagataaaatatttttaaataatgaattaagttaaacttttattatttcttttgatttttaggtaTTAAAACTTAAATTCCTTTGGTAAGAGGATTCAACTATAAtatcatgtttttaaaatttaaagaaaaaaataattgttatctaattttcagtttaattattaattgaagGTCTAATAGAGttaaaaaaaaaccaataaCATAAAGAAATTACATATGTGGTATCtgaacttttataatttttaagatctaatgtcttaaaaatagCATATAACACTTTTGAGGTCAATTataaccaaatctttcaaaatcacCTCGTTTAGCCCGTTTGGAAGTTtgtgtgtcaattatagccaattttaaaataatcgattttttttgtcaaatttaaGTCATTCAGGTGGCTGGCACGTTAATCAAAAAATCCAATTATCTTCAAAACGGTTATAATTGACATATAAACTTTCAAAACGAGTTAAATGAGATGATTTCGAAAAGTTTGGTTATAATTGACCTCAAACGTAAAAGACTTtgtatttttaagatattatatttttatattagtcTCACCATTTcaaatttatatcaaataagTGTTTTTTGCTATTTTTCGATCATCGGTAATGCTAAAACAGAAATAACTCTCTTTTACTTAAATTTATtcattatatgatatatatatatatatatacacaattTTTGCCCTAATTAGTAGTTCGGTGATCCAAAAGTGGCTAAAATAcacttttaaaagttgaaacactaattaaaaaaattcggaCAGTAAAATagaagattttaaaagtttaaacagTCTGATGTAATTTATCCATAAAAGAATTCCATCTCCCAGCTGACTTTTCTCTTATCATTTATGTGCTCCAacggcaaaaaaaaaatcagaattaCGCCAAAACAATAGATTTCCAATATGaacatttttatataatttatatgattttagCATCTGATTTAGAATCAGAATTAGGCATTTCTCGCCTTCTATATTTTGCACAACTTTGAATATTATTTCTCCTGTTATAGCTACAAGTAGAGGTGTAACCTAGTCTCGAATCAACTAATGAGCTGCTCGACTTTGAgtcaaaaaatattcaaaatcaacCCGATGTCAATCAAATAGAACTCGAGTTTGAGCTACTCGAGCCAAAATTTGAGTCGAATTCGAGTATCAACATACTCGGCTCAACAAACTTGCCATCCTAATTGAGTtggttaatttatttattgtccTTTATAACTATACATATttacaataaaatattatttttatattaaaaattaaaatttaaatatttaacaattttcgAGTCGAGTGGAGCTCCATTCGCAATTATTCTATCGAATTTGAGCTCCcgcttttaaaataaaactcgaTCGAGTTTGAATCGAGCTTCGAGCTTCAAATTTTAGAGTCAGAGTTGTGTTCGAATTTGACATATTTCGACTAGACTCGATTCGATTATACCCCCTAGCTACAGGCAGTGCCGGCTTTCTTTCAAGCAGTACATATATGAAATCTATTAAGAAATACTACTACTTAGTCCTATAATATGGAAAATAGTAAGAAACTTGCTCACAGGAAATTGCATTTGCATGCTTCTATTAGATTTTACCACAGTTGAGAGTTCCGCTTTACATGTATGCCTTAAACTCGAAGGGGAAGAAGCGAAAGGCGAAAATAGAGAAAATGGCACTCTTCAGAAGCTTATACAAGCTCtatcataatttcatttaactGACCTAAGTGTGTTCACCAAGATCTACACATTTGTGTATGAACATCTCACAGCATTATGCCTGTGAAAGATGCAAAAATATAAGAATCTCATAATTCATCAAAGTGCAGGAACACCGACCAATCGTTCCATTGTTTGCAGTTGATCGTAGGGAGCAATCTGTACCATAGCGAAGTAATCCGATAGTGACTACAAGAGTTCATATCACAAGAAAATAGAACGACAAGAAATTGTAAATTGCAACTAAACAGCATTTTGTTTGACAGGCAAAATCACCTGATTGAATCCATCTGGCCACGTGATTTGCACAGCGTAGTTTCCCATAGGCCGAATTTCTTGCGGTTCAATATCTTCTGGAACATCAGTATACTGCAGTTTTTGCTCTCCGGACCACTCATCCTATTTTGAGCAAAGAAAGGACAAAGAAATAGTCCATACGATATAAAAAGATTGCATTTTCACTTCAACCATAAACATATAATTCACATTTGAAAGGTTATCTATGCTTCATAAAAATAGTCCACATGATATAAAAAGATTGACCAAACAAATGCCAACATACCACACTTTGAGCAGAGCGATCATTTCGTCTTACAGTCGCAGGATGCAAAAGGAACTCTTCATCTGAATCTGGAACCTTCACCTTTATTGCCTTAATTGATTTATCGTACATGACTGCTGTGGACACTAGAATAACATAACAGAATAATCATTCTTTCTAACCAAGATCAACTTGAAAGGGTTTCAATAACTAGAGAAATTTCAATTTTCTGTGTTGGTAACTTAATAAGTAAAGCTTTCAAAAGCACTATCCTTCAGTATTGAGCTTAAaggaaattaaaaagaaaaaacaaattagaAACTAACTTTAATGTGCGTAATCAAATGTTGCTTCTTTCATAAACATTTCACCACCTCATTCATCACATTTCTATTAAGATAGCAGAGATAAGTACCTTGCTGACGAATCTTTGCACATTGTTGCACGACACAAATTCCAAGGTCCTGAAATGTCTTGGCAACTTCACCTTGAGGATCAGCTGCCACCTCAGGAATTCCACTATCTCCAGAAGCAGATAGCTATAGAATAGATGAAACCAGGCTTCAAATGGATTCCATTTCagcatatattaaaaaaagttcaatttatttTACGTCTTACGGGCAAATAAGAGAGCAAGGAACTCAAAAAGAAAGCATAGGGATGAGTCAAAATAAAGTATTTGAAACTGAAAACTGCATACAATGCCAAAGGATCGCTTATGGCTTGTTCAGGACAGGTAAATTTGAGAAGGGATTGGGAGTAATAAAGAAGAACACTAGGAACAAAGCCAAAGTACTAAATGGTTCTAACTGAAATCCCTTTGAGAAAATATAAGTTACACAAAAGAACAAAAAGAGCTGCAACAACATGCATGCATCAACTAAGATTCTTGCAGGTCAAAACAATTCAACAATTTCATTATCTAACcaattgatataaataaaattgatgcacCCAAAGCATATCAGGAAGCTTACAGTTGGCCTAATTGGGAGATCAAACAAATGAGGAATTCCAAACTGCTGTACGACCTGGATATACATTATCAAAGTACATTGACAATGTCATTTCGGATAGATAAGATTAACAATGCCCAACTGatataaagaaaattgagaaaatGTTAATGTGCATGCCTGAGAACCTGAACCTCTACCAAATGGGTAGTAGCGTTTACCATCAGCATCAAAATGACACATATTCTCAACTACAGCAATGCAAGGCACCTATACCCAATAGACAACATTAATAAGTAAAAATGCTGAAGAAGACAAAGAATATTTCTCCACTATCATGTTTATCTCTCcacattttattttaagaaagagagaaaaagttTGCAATTCCAACAATATGAAGTAAATTGCGTAcatgacattttaaaattattttggaaaTAAGTTTTGCAGTGACTTTGAAGAAAAAATAATGCACCTTAAGCTTGGAAAACATCCTGACTCCTTTGGCAACATCAATGAACGCAAGCTTTTGGGGGGTGGTCACAATAACAGCAGCAGTTAATGGGACTacctgaaattttattttatccaaCACTAAAATGAGAATGCATTCAAATCATAAAAGCGATTGGCTGGTCAGTAGTGTGTAAAAAGTTGTCAGTATTCAGTTATTGTTTTCCCCATCCATATGCTTCAACAAGAAATTATAGGTAAACTATAACTGAAGAACAATACTAAACCATGTTTAATAAGGTAAATTTAGTTTGAGTTCATGGATGATGGGAAGCAAACCTGGCACAGAGTAAGTTGTATATCACCAGTTCCCGGTGGCATGTCAATAACAAGATAATCAAGCTCTCCCCTGCATTTTGTTTTTTGTACCACTTAGCATCAATGTGGATAAGTAAGACAGTATCAAAGTTCAAATTCCAACTAGCATTTCCAAGAAGCATATAAGTATCATAGAAAACTAAACTAGACTTCAAAGGAACCAGAATCTAAAAATATTCCAGTCCCGCTACACCACAATTTTTTAACAGAGATTCAGGAGCATAACATACCACTCAGTAGTAGTCAGAAGTTGGTCGATAACCCCAGAAACCATTGGACCTCGCATTATTGCACGACCTTGTCCAGCAAATCCAAATGATACCAATTTGACTCCCAAGTATTCAGTTGGAATAATGGTTTTTTTCTCTGGATTCTACAAGAAAATTTTCTGTCAGAAAACTCACACTTATAGAAGTACTCTAAAGTTCTCCATAAATGATTTAAGTTCAATAGCATTACCATCTCTAACAATCTGTTTTCAGGGGAAACCATTGTTGGTAAACTCGGACCATAGACATCAGCATCAAAAATTCCTACTCTAGCACCCATACCGGCCAAAGTATAAGCAAGGTTTACAGCCACAGTTGATTTCCCAACGCCTCCCTGCACAACTTTTCCACAAATGAAAGAGCTGGAAAAAATTAGAAGAAATAAATTGTGCCTAAATTAAAAGAAGTTTTGGCACCTTGCTGAATATCATGAGCGTGAGTTAGTTTACCATATAGAGCCAAGGGACAATTATCAATTATGACTTTTAAGGCCAACTTTGAGCAATCGTTGCTCCACATTTGGGAGTACGAAATTAAAATCCAGTCATGGAACCATAAGTAATTCACATAATAACATACAAAATTGTGTGCCTACCATGGTACCTAAATAATCTTTGAAAAATCCTAATTTGGATAGGCCTTGAATTGCTAGAAAGTTGATAACAAATACAATATAATTTGAGGTGCGTAAAAGTGATACACATAATTAAAATTCAGAGTAAGTCTACCTTGCAACTTGAAACTGCCACAATGTTTGAAATTGTCTGCAAGCCAGCAGGAAGTTGTCCTGCATAAATTGGTCTGGCCGGTTGTGCTGACATAGTTACTTTGACATTCTTGACCCAGGGAAGAGCTGCCACAACTTCATTTGCTTGTTGCTCGAACTGTTGCGCATCAAAAGCTTGTCAACATTACTTCACCAGTAAAAAGACACATAAATTCTATATGCTCCATCCATTCTATGTTTTGTCTTTCAgtaaattgaaatattattttggcCTATTTGAAAAATCCATGCTTAAATTTTCattattgattaattttgaGTAAGTTTATGAAAACAAATTCTACCCTTCCAAATACATGTCAGTTTCTTGATGAAACAATGATGattgtatcaatttttttaccatGTCCTTGATCGGACATGCTGGTGTTGTGAGCTCCAACCGAAATGAAACCTGACACAGAACAAAAATCAACAGCATTTTCAAAGGCAAAATTAACATGCAGAATAAAGTTTTAAGGAAGATTCATATTAATGTACagttttcattaaatataaaaaacctGTCCTTGAGCTTCATCAATCTGTAAATCTTTAACAAAACCACAAGTGACAATGTCTGTTCCAAAATCTGGATCTATAATTTGAGACAATGCTTTTAACACATCACTTTCAGCTGTTTCACTTGATATCGTAGAGCTTCCTAAAGGCAAAGCAATCCAATAAGAAAAAAAGATACACAGAGAGTTATATATCATCTATGGTTAAGTACTAAAACACCCTTAAGTTTACCTTAGCATACACTTTAGTTCTTAATGTTTAAGAATTAGCAACTGTATTTCTTGAGGTTTGATAACAGCTATTCTCTGCAATTTAATCACATTTTCAATAATTGAATTTTCAAATTTGACTACGAATCAATCCCTAATATATCagattaattttcaatttacaCTTTCTGATCAAGAATAACGCAAGGACAAAAGTGCATACTTAAGCAACCTTATCAAGCAagaaaatgatatatatatacacatatatgtatatttttcttCCTAAAACGTGAAATAATAGTAAAGAAACATATCGAAATAATTcaataactaaatataaacataattaagaTAAAAGAGAGACAATATTGTACCTTGTACAGAAGCAGCTTTAGTTCTGAAACAGGCAAAAACGGCGCGTTTTAGCGATAAAGAAAGAGACGAAGTTTCGAGTTTGAGAGGACGATGAAGTGAGGAGTGATCAATGGCAGAGAATTGAAGACATTTCCCTGGCAAAACTCCTACAAAATACAGAGACCAAAAGAATTAATAAGCCACAAGTTGTTAGTATTATGATGATCTGATGGACAAAAGTTACCTGATTTTGATTGTGATTTTAGCTTCTGTGAAGAGGTACATAGTGAGGAAGGTGCATACAGAATCTGCATTCTTTTGTTGGAGGAGATAAAATGGCTGTGCTGTGCTCACTTTTGGTTTGATGAGCCACTGTGAGCCTCATGTTCTAGTGTCTCGGGTGATATgattgtttgaaaatgtttcacTTCAACGACGCCGTTTCTATGTTGTCTGCCACATACTTGCTGCTGACTTGGCATAACTGTTGGCAGATTATGTTATTTaccgttataaaaaaaatgagtaaATTACTTTCGACATCCCCACATATGTTATGATCACATTTTCATCCCCTTTTAGAAAACCAAATGATATAGTCCCTCACTTTTATTATGGTTAAGTTAACGTTTAAGTCCTTTCATTTAGTTTTGGTGTTAATCaattaagtcaaatgatttaactaaaaaaataattaaaattcaatttagtcTTGAACTTttaattacataaataaaaatatatttataatgagttattcaatttaattttttaacactcattaacatttttattttttgctttaaaaaagtgaatgaagtaaaaaaaattaagaaaaaatgagattatgaaaaaaattaagaaaagtcaaataaattaaattgatgttattaaatttcataaaaaataaaaaaatcattcatatttgtgtcaaaattaaatttgagaactaaattgaaattcaattttttttatttaaattttttgatttagttAACCAACACTAAAAATAAACGGAATGGActaaaatattaacataaatAAAAGTGAAGAATCacatcgtttgattttcaaacaaaaaagacgaaaatgtaatttataatatgtataaattataatttatgggTCGGATTCATATAATTCGAATTTAATCTATAGTTTTAAATTACGATTAGTTAAAtctatttatatacttttaGAGTACATAATAAATAAAGGTGAAGATATTTGTGTTTAATTTCTTGTTTCAgtttcaatatattttaatctttaCTTAAAATcttatgttaattttaatatatttcttatattaatatttttacattttattttattttattattttcacaaATTATGGACCCAGCCACAAGTTTAAAGACAGAATGACctttgctcaaaaaaatatctTTGGAGGATATTTTCAGATTCAGTTTCTAGAATATAGCTCATGCTTAATGGAATTTATAAAGGGAAAAGCAGTAACTGTAACCCTTAAATCCGTCCGTCCAtccataaattaattaaataatgtaCCCTTCTTTAAATTGAAGAAGGCAACATAATAGATTTATCCGCAAAGACAATGATGGAGGACATGTTCATCATAACTACACTCTACTACTGCTTGTCTTCTTACAAATGCAATTAGCACAGATTTAAGGAATTGCAAATGCCTTTCCACATAATGAAGCTTCACTGGCAAACATCTTTTACAGAATGAAGCCTCTCATCCAATAATAGACTTTTGCCTTCAAAAAATGGGAGCATCTATTTCGCAATCAGCAACCAATCTTTTAGCTGGACAATGATGCCCATATAGCATTAATGAATCACTTTCTAAAGCGACTTAGCAAAATAATACCTGTACAAAGAACGGTGAAACAATCAGAGGTATTTTGTCGTTAGAACGAAAATAATCAACAATCCTGTATTTTAGGATGTGCCATCATCTTTTGTTTAATGCCACAGCTTACTACAGAAACCATTCCGTGGCCTCTTGCTGGAAATCATATCGGAAAATGAGTCGACTAGCTGTCCTGCTAAACTACTAGGATCATCAATCAGGGTCTGGATAAAAGTGTTAACCACTCTGCGTTCTTGTTCTGTTGATCTTAAACTAAACCATGTCAGCAATTTCAACCTGAAATCCTGGGTTATGTGAGCTTCACATTCCAACCATCGAATTATCTTCACACAGTATTCGAAATTCTCATCCAAGCAACCCGAGCCATTGGATACATGGAACGGTGACCCATTTATTAAAGTGCTATCACAATCATGCATCTCCTCGCTGGAATGTGCAGTCCTTTTCCTGCACAACTCTGCTCCAGAATCAACAGCGGGCACTTCTCCGCTTGGCCCATCAGTCCAGGTCTGCGAGTCACCACTACCATGTGATCTTGCTAAACCATTCTTCTTTATTTCATGTGAAGCAGCATCATCATCTGCCTCAACAGTCTGTTCCAAAGTACATCCGTTATCTTCATCCCTCGAGGACTCGAGCGGAGGGGTCAGCTCTTCATTCAAATCAGGCACTGAAACAACATTTAAATCAAGTCCACGAGAAGCAGATGGCAGCTCATCTTTTAAGGTTACAGGTACTGTCACTTCAGTAGCACCACAACATTTTTCTGTATCAGCACTACAAAAACCATCAAAGTTTCCTTGCTCTTGAGCCCAGGCCAGATGCAAAACCTTTGCAAGCTCTCGAACCTTAAAGCCAGACGAATTTGCAGATTTAGTCTCTCTAATTGAGCCACTGACACCTTCTCCTGAGgtattattttctttctttccaTTTTTGGCAACTGAAGAATTAGGATTCTTGTGAATTATCTCTATGCTCTTGGTAAAACACATAGCCTCAGAGTGACCAAAGTCGCCAGCTTCAGTATATGAAACAATCCGAAAAGTGTACTCTGTGCAGGGCTGCAGATTGGATATCAAAATCCTCCTCTGAGCTCTTGGAAACACACAAATAGGATCTTTTGTTGGCACCTCTTGTCTACTCTTGCGATACCAGAGCTTGTAGCCCTTAATTTCATCAGATGATGGATtagacatttcaattaaaatgatAACGACAGAAGTCGATTTCACTTCTTCAAATAAGAACCTGCAAGCCGCAGGAAGTGAATCCTCTGCGgagaaattttttttgttattcatTTCAGTGAACCATTAATGCTTGTTATTTACGACATTAGAAGCAGAAAGCTGTAATACAATCTAACCTCTGCAGTTCGAACTCCCATTAGATATGGTAGCCAACCACTCTTCAGCTTTGCCAATTGCAAGAGAACAAAGTTTCTGCACACCACCAGCAATAGGGAGTCTGCTGACAATACCACGTGCCATTTTGGCAGACACACCGTTCAGAGGGCCCACCTCTGTTTCTAATTTGGCCTTCGCATCTACCACGATTTCATGCAGCTCTTTAAACCTTGAAGTCCCATTCAATAACCTGTAACTTAGGTAAATCCTATAACAGAGCACATCAACACGGCGAGCATCCTTGGCCATGATTAGCTGCTTCTTCCAAGATCTGTCAGTATAACGTATTCAGGGACAATAccaattacaaaagaaaaagatttatACAGCAACCCATTGCATATCCCAACAAAGGAATGCCATCtcattattacaaaa
This region of Mercurialis annua linkage group LG1-X, ddMerAnnu1.2, whole genome shotgun sequence genomic DNA includes:
- the LOC126664931 gene encoding fe-S cluster assembly factor HCF101, chloroplastic — encoded protein: MQILYAPSSLCTSSQKLKSQSKSGVLPGKCLQFSAIDHSSLHRPLKLETSSLSLSLKRAVFACFRTKAASVQGSSTISSETAESDVLKALSQIIDPDFGTDIVTCGFVKDLQIDEAQGQVSFRLELTTPACPIKDMFEQQANEVVAALPWVKNVKVTMSAQPARPIYAGQLPAGLQTISNIVAVSSCKGGVGKSTVAVNLAYTLAGMGARVGIFDADVYGPSLPTMVSPENRLLEMNPEKKTIIPTEYLGVKLVSFGFAGQGRAIMRGPMVSGVIDQLLTTTEWGELDYLVIDMPPGTGDIQLTLCQVVPLTAAVIVTTPQKLAFIDVAKGVRMFSKLKVPCIAVVENMCHFDADGKRYYPFGRGSGSQVVQQFGIPHLFDLPIRPTLSASGDSGIPEVAADPQGEVAKTFQDLGICVVQQCAKIRQQVSTAVMYDKSIKAIKVKVPDSDEEFLLHPATVRRNDRSAQSVDEWSGEQKLQYTDVPEDIEPQEIRPMGNYAVQITWPDGFNQIAPYDQLQTMERLVGVPAL
- the LOC126657553 gene encoding VIN3-like protein 1, whose product is MDLEDKFLAKVSGVQSLSSSVQSTPEKNGNSDDASRSPELLQEFLNSGPKTELLQTCFNKDKKHTASSKSKATELMKTSRAIKKQDLKRVSSSPNNQPSSKKQQRKAENPTRLLPTSEQPSDFGCSSSWICKNSACRAVLSIDDTFCKRCSCCICHLFDDNKDPSLWLVCTSDKGQGDSCGLSCHIECALQREKVGVVDLGQLMQLDGSYCCASCGKVTGILGSWKKQLIMAKDARRVDVLCYRIYLSYRLLNGTSRFKELHEIVVDAKAKLETEVGPLNGVSAKMARGIVSRLPIAGGVQKLCSLAIGKAEEWLATISNGSSNCREDSLPAACRFLFEEVKSTSVVIILIEMSNPSSDEIKGYKLWYRKSRQEVPTKDPICVFPRAQRRILISNLQPCTEYTFRIVSYTEAGDFGHSEAMCFTKSIEIIHKNPNSSVAKNGKKENNTSGEGVSGSIRETKSANSSGFKVRELAKVLHLAWAQEQGNFDGFCSADTEKCCGATEVTVPVTLKDELPSASRGLDLNVVSVPDLNEELTPPLESSRDEDNGCTLEQTVEADDDAASHEIKKNGLARSHGSGDSQTWTDGPSGEVPAVDSGAELCRKRTAHSSEEMHDCDSTLINGSPFHVSNGSGCLDENFEYCVKIIRWLECEAHITQDFRLKLLTWFSLRSTEQERRVVNTFIQTLIDDPSSLAGQLVDSFSDMISSKRPRNGFCSKLWH